In Hasllibacter sp. MH4015, the following proteins share a genomic window:
- a CDS encoding sugar O-acetyltransferase: MSERRKMEAGDWYSCLDPELGALRNAARAACFEHRTAPPRALAAISPALASLFGSVGDNALIEAPFHCAYGINIHLGRNVYINANCVILDTGRVTIGDGTMIGPAVQIYCADHHRDVDLRRDGVERALPVSIGTDVWIGGGAILLPGVTVGDQAIIGAGAVVTRDVPPGARVVGNPARRLP; encoded by the coding sequence ATGTCGGAGCGGCGGAAGATGGAGGCCGGGGATTGGTATTCCTGTCTCGACCCCGAACTTGGCGCCTTGCGCAATGCGGCGCGCGCGGCCTGTTTCGAACATCGCACGGCCCCGCCGCGCGCCCTTGCCGCGATCTCTCCGGCGCTTGCGTCGCTCTTCGGGTCGGTCGGTGACAATGCGTTGATCGAGGCTCCGTTTCACTGCGCCTACGGGATCAACATTCACTTGGGGCGCAACGTGTATATCAACGCGAATTGCGTGATCCTTGATACCGGTCGGGTGACGATCGGGGATGGTACGATGATCGGCCCCGCGGTGCAGATCTATTGCGCGGATCACCACCGGGACGTGGATCTGCGCCGCGACGGGGTGGAACGCGCACTGCCCGTGTCAATCGGCACGGATGTCTGGATCGGGGGCGGCGCGATCCTCTTGCCCGGTGTGACGGTGGGCGATCAGGCCATCATCGGGGCGGGCGCGGTTGTGACGCGCGATGTTCCACCCGGCGCGCGGGTCGTTGGCAACCCGGCGCGTCGATTGCCCTGA
- the cysG gene encoding siroheme synthase CysG has protein sequence MRHFPIFLDLRDRRVVLAGGGDAALAKLRLILKTEAKVTVFAEDAAPEIIAWDAEHKLRLVKRAFAPGDALCASLAYAATEDDAEDARIASLARADGALVNIVDNLDGSAFITPAIVDRDPVTVAIGTEGAAPVLARKIKADLEAALPPSLGILARIGKGFRSAVNVLPRGRKRRDFWQSYYFKIGPEALANAGEPGVEQALGDLLVDHISAEDRAGHVALVGAGPGDPELLTLKARKLLDEADVVIHDRLVAPEILELARREATLLDVGKQGFGPSTRQEDIGVLMVEHAAKGAQVVRLKSGDPGVYGRLDEELDVLDEHGIEWSIVPGITAANAAAAQLGQSLTKRGRNSAMRFLTGHDVKGFAEHDWRNLTKPGQVAAIYMGAKGARFIQGRMLMHGAAPDTPVTAVENASRTDVRIIASHLSTLPADIDAADTTGPVILMLGLSPRQAATQLPALQEEFA, from the coding sequence ATGCGACACTTCCCGATCTTTCTCGATCTCCGCGACCGCCGGGTTGTTTTGGCCGGTGGCGGCGATGCGGCGCTGGCCAAACTGCGCTTGATCCTGAAGACCGAGGCGAAGGTCACAGTGTTCGCCGAAGACGCGGCGCCCGAGATCATCGCATGGGATGCTGAGCACAAACTGCGCCTCGTTAAACGTGCTTTCGCGCCCGGCGACGCACTCTGCGCCTCGCTCGCCTATGCCGCGACCGAGGACGACGCGGAAGACGCCCGCATCGCCAGCCTCGCCCGCGCCGACGGCGCGCTCGTCAACATCGTCGACAACCTCGACGGCTCGGCCTTCATCACCCCCGCCATCGTGGACCGTGACCCCGTCACCGTCGCCATCGGCACCGAAGGCGCGGCCCCGGTGCTGGCGCGCAAGATCAAAGCGGACCTTGAGGCCGCACTGCCCCCGTCGCTCGGCATCCTTGCGCGCATCGGCAAAGGGTTCCGGTCCGCCGTCAACGTGCTGCCCAGGGGCCGCAAGCGCCGCGACTTCTGGCAATCCTACTACTTCAAGATCGGCCCCGAAGCCCTTGCAAACGCGGGTGAACCCGGCGTCGAACAGGCGCTTGGCGATCTGCTGGTGGACCACATCAGCGCGGAAGACCGCGCAGGCCATGTCGCCCTTGTGGGCGCAGGCCCCGGCGACCCTGAATTGCTCACGCTCAAAGCCCGCAAGCTGTTGGACGAGGCCGATGTTGTGATCCATGACCGCCTCGTCGCGCCGGAAATCTTAGAACTCGCCCGCCGGGAAGCCACGCTTCTGGACGTCGGTAAGCAAGGCTTCGGCCCGTCCACCCGGCAGGAGGATATCGGGGTGCTGATGGTTGAACATGCCGCGAAAGGTGCGCAGGTCGTGCGCCTCAAATCCGGCGATCCCGGTGTCTATGGGCGTCTGGACGAAGAACTCGACGTGCTCGACGAACACGGCATCGAATGGTCCATCGTCCCGGGCATCACCGCCGCCAATGCCGCCGCCGCGCAGCTTGGACAGAGCTTGACCAAGCGCGGCCGCAACTCCGCCATGCGGTTCCTGACCGGTCACGATGTGAAGGGTTTTGCGGAACACGATTGGCGCAACCTGACGAAGCCCGGCCAGGTCGCCGCGATCTACATGGGCGCGAAGGGTGCGCGGTTCATCCAAGGCCGTATGCTGATGCACGGCGCAGCGCCAGACACGCCCGTCACGGCGGTCGAGAATGCGTCTCGCACCGACGTGCGCATCATCGCCAGCCATCTCTCCACTCTGCCCGCCGATATCGACGCGGCAGACACAACCGGCCCGGTCATCCTGATGCTCGGCCTCTCGCCCCGCCAAGCCGCGACCCAACTCCCTGCCCTGCAAGAGGAATTCGCCTGA
- a CDS encoding translation initiation factor 3 → MSRALIIIVILAALGIGGYFLTREDAPSVEEAVEAVGEAAGDAADAATEAAGDAAEAAGDVVEGATEAVEGAVEAAGEVVNDVVEAAEGVAEDAAEAVEGAVEEVTGAADEATDEAAEAAAAAEEEATEAAAAVEEEAAEAAAAAEDAAAAAEEEAAEAAAAAEAEAAEAAAAVEEEATEAAAAAEDAAAAAEEEVNAAAADAEAAAEEAVDEAAAAAAEGTEAAAEGLNLASVFSEDGFDFDQAMTAVENADISAPVRLAVTTALEGARDNPDLLGAALEQARAALGIDE, encoded by the coding sequence ATGAGCAGAGCTCTTATTATCATCGTTATTCTCGCGGCACTCGGCATCGGGGGCTATTTCCTGACCCGCGAAGACGCGCCGAGCGTTGAAGAAGCCGTTGAAGCGGTCGGCGAAGCCGCGGGCGACGCAGCAGACGCGGCCACCGAAGCGGCGGGCGACGCGGCCGAGGCGGCGGGCGATGTGGTGGAAGGCGCGACGGAAGCCGTCGAAGGCGCAGTCGAGGCCGCAGGCGAAGTCGTGAACGATGTGGTCGAGGCCGCCGAGGGTGTGGCCGAGGATGCAGCCGAAGCCGTCGAGGGTGCGGTTGAGGAAGTGACCGGTGCCGCGGACGAGGCCACCGATGAAGCCGCAGAGGCTGCCGCAGCTGCGGAAGAAGAAGCCACCGAGGCCGCCGCTGCCGTCGAGGAAGAGGCCGCTGAGGCCGCCGCCGCCGCAGAAGATGCCGCCGCTGCTGCCGAGGAAGAGGCTGCCGAAGCCGCTGCCGCCGCCGAAGCCGAAGCTGCCGAGGCCGCCGCTGCCGTTGAGGAAGAGGCCACCGAGGCCGCCGCAGCCGCAGAAGACGCAGCCGCCGCTGCCGAGGAGGAGGTGAACGCGGCTGCCGCGGACGCCGAAGCCGCCGCTGAGGAAGCCGTGGACGAAGCCGCCGCTGCCGCCGCTGAGGGGACGGAAGCCGCCGCCGAGGGCCTGAACCTTGCCTCGGTCTTCTCCGAAGACGGGTTCGACTTCGACCAAGCCATGACCGCCGTGGAAAACGCTGACATCTCCGCCCCGGTCCGCCTTGCGGTGACCACCGCACTGGAAGGCGCGCGGGACAATCCCGACCTTCTGGGCGCGGCGCTGGAGCAGGCCCGCGCGGCACTTGGCATCGACGAGTAA
- the infC gene encoding translation initiation factor IF-3, producing MARRPHNAPPQRDTGPRVNDRIRSDQVRLIGAEGENLGVVTPARAMDLAADADLDLVEISPNADPPVCKIMDFGKFKYETQKREAEARKKQKTIDIKEVKMRPGTDDHDFNRKVTDAIKFLEGGDKVKVTLRFRGREMAHQNLGREMLEKVVERIEGIGKIESMPKMEGRQMVMMINPTAK from the coding sequence ATAGCCCGCAGACCCCACAACGCGCCGCCGCAACGAGATACCGGCCCGCGCGTAAACGATCGCATTCGCTCCGACCAAGTGCGCCTGATCGGCGCCGAAGGTGAAAATCTGGGTGTCGTCACCCCCGCGCGCGCCATGGACCTGGCCGCAGACGCGGACCTCGACCTGGTTGAGATTTCGCCCAATGCCGACCCGCCCGTGTGCAAGATCATGGATTTCGGCAAATTCAAATACGAGACGCAGAAGCGCGAGGCCGAAGCGCGCAAGAAGCAAAAGACCATCGACATCAAGGAAGTGAAGATGCGTCCCGGCACGGACGATCATGACTTCAACCGAAAGGTGACGGACGCGATCAAGTTCCTCGAAGGTGGCGACAAGGTGAAAGTCACCCTGCGTTTCCGGGGGCGTGAGATGGCACACCAGAACCTTGGCCGGGAAATGCTGGAAAAGGTGGTGGAACGGATCGAGGGCATCGGAAAGATCGAATCCATGCCCAAGATGGAAGGCCGCCAGATGGTGATGATGATCAACCCGACAGCGAAGTAG
- a CDS encoding nitrite/sulfite reductase, with amino-acid sequence MYAYTDFDRDFLSERNAQFRAQVERRIDGSLTEYEFKPLRLMNGLYLQLHAYMLRVAIPYGTLNAAQMRQLAKIADRWDKGYGHFTTRQNIQYNWPELRDVPDMLDALGEVGMHAIQTSGNTIRNVTADHFAGAAAEEVADPRPIAELIRQWSTDHPEFQFLGRKFKIAVTGSDQDRAVTAAHDIGLRLVEREGQLGATVLVGGGLGRTPMIGKILNDFVALPDLLPYLEATVAVYNLLGRRDNKYKARIKITVHENGIDEIRRRVNAEFATRKAAFNGADMDMLKRIEADFAAPTFAAGQGAFPTHYQHDPVFRSFVDTNTVAHRHPDYTILTVSTKAHGATPGDATSHQMRVLADLAEQYAHNELRISHEQNVILPHLPKRHLRAVHAALAEVGLATANVGLISDIIACPGMDYCALATARSIPVAQEIAERFDALKLEHEVGPLKIKISGCINACGHHHVGHIGILGLDRAGVENYQITLGGDGGPDAVIGERAGPGFAYDDVTDAIERVVRAYLDLRTSPAETFLDTYRRLGAAPFKAALYPEEAKANAA; translated from the coding sequence ATGTACGCCTACACCGATTTCGACCGTGATTTCCTGTCAGAGCGCAACGCCCAATTCCGCGCGCAGGTCGAGCGCCGCATCGACGGCTCGCTGACCGAGTATGAGTTCAAGCCGCTGCGCCTGATGAACGGACTCTATCTTCAGTTGCACGCCTATATGCTGCGCGTTGCCATCCCCTATGGCACTCTGAACGCTGCACAAATGCGGCAATTGGCGAAGATCGCGGATCGTTGGGACAAGGGCTATGGCCACTTCACCACGCGCCAGAACATCCAGTACAACTGGCCCGAATTGCGCGACGTGCCCGACATGCTCGACGCGCTGGGTGAGGTCGGAATGCACGCCATCCAGACCTCCGGCAATACGATCCGCAATGTCACCGCTGACCATTTCGCCGGCGCCGCCGCCGAAGAGGTCGCCGATCCCCGCCCTATCGCCGAATTGATCCGCCAATGGTCGACCGACCATCCGGAATTCCAGTTCCTCGGCCGCAAGTTCAAGATTGCAGTGACAGGCTCCGACCAAGACCGCGCCGTCACGGCTGCCCACGATATCGGCCTGCGGCTGGTGGAGCGTGAGGGCCAGCTTGGCGCGACCGTCCTTGTTGGCGGCGGCCTTGGGCGCACGCCGATGATCGGCAAAATCCTCAACGATTTCGTGGCCTTGCCCGATCTGTTGCCATATCTGGAAGCGACGGTCGCGGTCTACAACCTGCTCGGGCGGCGCGACAACAAATACAAGGCACGTATCAAGATCACGGTCCATGAAAATGGCATCGACGAAATCCGCCGCCGTGTGAACGCCGAATTCGCGACCCGCAAAGCCGCGTTCAATGGCGCCGATATGGACATGCTCAAACGGATCGAGGCGGACTTCGCCGCGCCCACCTTCGCAGCCGGGCAAGGCGCCTTCCCGACCCACTACCAGCACGATCCGGTGTTCCGCAGCTTCGTGGACACCAACACGGTGGCACATCGGCACCCGGATTACACGATTCTGACCGTCTCCACGAAAGCCCATGGCGCGACGCCGGGCGACGCGACGAGCCATCAGATGCGTGTTTTGGCGGACCTTGCCGAGCAATATGCCCACAACGAACTGCGCATTTCCCATGAGCAGAACGTGATCCTGCCGCACCTGCCCAAGCGCCACCTTCGCGCGGTTCATGCGGCCCTGGCCGAGGTTGGTTTGGCGACGGCAAATGTCGGCCTGATCTCGGACATCATCGCCTGCCCCGGCATGGATTACTGCGCGCTGGCCACCGCGCGTTCCATTCCTGTCGCGCAGGAAATTGCCGAACGGTTTGATGCGCTTAAGCTGGAACACGAGGTCGGGCCGCTGAAGATCAAGATCTCAGGCTGCATCAACGCCTGCGGCCATCACCATGTCGGCCATATCGGCATCCTTGGCCTCGACCGGGCGGGGGTGGAAAACTATCAGATCACGTTGGGCGGCGACGGTGGCCCCGATGCCGTGATCGGGGAGCGCGCCGGACCCGGCTTTGCCTATGACGACGTGACCGACGCCATCGAGCGCGTTGTGCGCGCCTACCTCGATCTCCGCACCTCGCCCGCGGAAACCTTCCTCGACACCTATCGCCGATTGGGCGCTGCCCCCTTCAAGGCCGCGCTCTACCCGGAGGAGGCAAAAGCCAATGCCGCTTAA
- a CDS encoding xanthine dehydrogenase family protein subunit M, whose product MYNFEFTKPTTIADAVSALAQEEAQALGGGQTLLPTMKQRLAQMETLVSLNGISEMQGVCIGDDGALCIGGATPHAVVAADSHYPGLASLAGRIGDPAVRNRGTIGGSLANNDPSACYPAAALASGATIKTNARDIAADDFFQGMFDTALEDGEIITEVRFPIPEAANYQKFVQPASRFALVGVFVAKFADGVRVAVTGASSDGVFRWAEAEAALSSDFSKGAVDGLNVPSGDMISDLHGTGEYRAHLVKVMTGRAVAAAA is encoded by the coding sequence ATGTACAATTTCGAATTCACCAAACCCACGACCATCGCCGATGCGGTATCGGCGCTCGCGCAGGAGGAGGCGCAGGCGCTGGGTGGGGGGCAGACTTTGCTCCCCACCATGAAACAACGCCTGGCGCAGATGGAAACCCTCGTGTCGCTGAACGGGATTTCCGAAATGCAGGGGGTCTGCATCGGGGATGACGGCGCATTATGCATCGGCGGCGCGACACCCCATGCAGTCGTCGCGGCAGACAGCCATTACCCGGGACTGGCGAGCCTTGCGGGGCGCATCGGCGACCCGGCGGTGCGCAACCGTGGCACGATCGGCGGCAGCCTAGCGAACAACGACCCATCCGCCTGTTATCCGGCGGCCGCGCTCGCCTCCGGCGCCACGATCAAGACCAATGCGCGGGACATCGCCGCCGACGATTTCTTCCAGGGCATGTTCGATACGGCCCTTGAAGATGGAGAGATCATCACGGAAGTCCGCTTCCCGATCCCCGAAGCCGCAAATTACCAGAAATTCGTGCAACCGGCCTCGCGCTTCGCGCTGGTGGGCGTGTTCGTGGCGAAGTTCGCGGATGGGGTACGGGTGGCTGTGACCGGCGCCAGCTCGGACGGCGTGTTCCGTTGGGCGGAGGCGGAGGCGGCCCTGTCGTCCGACTTCTCCAAAGGGGCGGTCGACGGCTTGAACGTGCCCTCGGGTGACATGATCAGTGACCTGCACGGGACGGGCGAATACCGGGCGCATCTAGTGAAGGTGATGACCGGACGGGCCGTGGCCGCGGCCGCCTGA
- a CDS encoding DUF934 domain-containing protein, producing MTNSILVTDAGFANDDWSGEIVPLAEGVAANVPAVDVASSDDISPLQSHLGGLDLIRVDFPSFADGRGFTLARQLRQMGFKGRLRARGHVLADQYAMARRSGFDEVEIDEALAARQPEDQWLARSEWRAHDYQARLRA from the coding sequence ATGACCAATTCTATTCTCGTGACCGATGCGGGCTTCGCCAACGACGATTGGTCGGGTGAAATTGTGCCGCTCGCCGAAGGGGTTGCGGCCAATGTGCCCGCCGTGGATGTGGCAAGCAGCGATGATATCTCACCCCTGCAAAGCCATCTCGGCGGCCTCGACCTGATCCGTGTCGATTTCCCCAGCTTCGCCGATGGACGCGGCTTCACCCTGGCGCGCCAACTCCGCCAGATGGGCTTCAAAGGCCGTCTGCGCGCGCGCGGCCACGTCCTTGCGGACCAATACGCCATGGCACGCAGATCCGGCTTCGACGAGGTGGAGATCGACGAAGCCCTCGCCGCTCGCCAGCCCGAGGATCAATGGCTGGCACGGTCCGAATGGCGCGCCCACGATTATCAGGCTCGCTTGCGCGCCTGA
- a CDS encoding ferredoxin--NADP reductase yields MTEHSTLTQTDAAPVKATPTLPDAQTVTEVKHYTDRLFSFRCTRPASLRFRSGEFVMIGLMGDPDPTTGKQKPLLRAYSIASPSWDEELEFYSIKVPDGPLTSRLQHIQPGDQIILRPKPVGTLVHDALLPGKRLWLFATGTGFAPFASLLREPQTYEDYDEVIITHTCREVGELTYGRDLIESIRTDELLAELMGEGFADKLRYYPTTTREESPKMGRITDLMRSGECYADLGVPALSPETDRAMVCGNLAFNLEIKEMLEGYGLEEGANSKPAQFVVEKAFLD; encoded by the coding sequence ATGACCGAGCACAGCACTTTGACCCAGACCGACGCCGCGCCCGTGAAGGCGACCCCGACCCTGCCCGATGCCCAGACCGTCACCGAGGTGAAGCACTACACCGACCGGCTCTTCAGCTTTCGCTGTACGCGGCCTGCCTCCTTGCGGTTCCGTTCGGGCGAATTCGTAATGATCGGCCTGATGGGCGACCCGGATCCCACGACCGGCAAACAGAAACCGCTTCTGCGCGCCTATTCCATCGCTTCGCCATCCTGGGACGAAGAGCTGGAATTCTACTCCATCAAGGTGCCCGACGGGCCACTGACCTCAAGGCTGCAGCATATCCAGCCCGGCGATCAGATCATCCTGCGCCCCAAGCCGGTCGGCACCCTGGTCCACGACGCGCTTTTGCCCGGCAAACGGCTTTGGCTGTTCGCGACCGGCACCGGTTTCGCCCCATTCGCTTCGCTGCTGCGCGAACCGCAAACCTACGAGGATTACGACGAGGTCATTATCACCCACACCTGTCGCGAAGTGGGTGAATTGACCTATGGCCGCGACCTGATCGAAAGCATCCGCACCGATGAACTGCTTGCGGAGCTGATGGGCGAAGGCTTTGCGGACAAATTGCGCTATTACCCCACCACCACGCGGGAAGAGAGCCCGAAGATGGGCCGGATCACGGACCTGATGCGCTCGGGCGAATGCTATGCCGATCTCGGGGTTCCGGCGCTCAGCCCTGAAACGGACCGCGCCATGGTCTGCGGGAACCTCGCCTTCAACCTCGAAATCAAGGAGATGCTGGAAGGCTACGGGCTTGAGGAAGGGGCCAATTCCAAACCGGCGCAATTCGTCGTGGAAAAAGCGTTCCTCGATTAA
- a CDS encoding phosphoadenylyl-sulfate reductase — MPLKELAERRSLLHRESDAPTLLRHALDDISIGPVAMVSSFGADSVVLLHMISEIDRATPILFIDTEMLFEATLTYQREVAEALGLTDVRVIKPNRAALLERDVDGILHHFDPDACCSLRKTEPLERALEGFGGWITGRKRIHGGARQSLPLFEKSDRRIKINPLANWTSPQIADYITQHDLPRHPLVAQGFPSIGCQPCTTPAEAGEDPRAGRWRGQRKTECGIHFARGQTLRGAA; from the coding sequence ATGCCGCTTAAGGAACTCGCCGAACGCCGCTCGCTTCTGCATCGCGAAAGCGACGCGCCCACCCTGCTGCGCCACGCGCTCGATGACATATCCATCGGGCCGGTCGCCATGGTGTCCAGCTTCGGCGCGGACAGCGTAGTCCTGCTGCATATGATCAGCGAGATCGACCGCGCGACGCCGATCCTGTTCATCGACACGGAGATGCTGTTCGAAGCCACGCTCACCTATCAGCGTGAGGTGGCGGAGGCGCTTGGCCTGACCGATGTGCGCGTGATCAAACCCAACCGCGCGGCGCTACTGGAACGAGACGTGGACGGCATCCTGCACCATTTCGACCCCGACGCCTGCTGCAGCTTGCGCAAGACGGAGCCACTGGAACGCGCGCTTGAAGGATTCGGCGGCTGGATCACAGGCCGCAAACGCATCCATGGCGGCGCGCGTCAATCCTTGCCGCTGTTCGAGAAAAGCGACCGGCGGATCAAGATCAATCCGCTCGCGAATTGGACAAGCCCGCAAATCGCCGACTACATCACACAGCACGACCTGCCGCGTCATCCGCTGGTCGCACAGGGCTTCCCCTCCATTGGGTGCCAGCCTTGCACGACCCCAGCCGAGGCTGGTGAAGATCCCCGCGCCGGGCGCTGGCGCGGGCAGCGGAAGACGGAATGCGGTATACATTTCGCCCGTGGCCAAACGCTCCGCGGCGCGGCTTGA
- a CDS encoding DUF2849 domain-containing protein: MPRQFTPKVVTANALLEGDVVYLTKHGDWTRRHEEADLIEDQATADIRLLEAQALAHEVVGPYLADARTGPKGPEPVHFREAFRTRGPSNYAHGKQEV; the protein is encoded by the coding sequence ATGCCCCGTCAATTCACCCCCAAGGTCGTCACCGCAAATGCCCTACTTGAGGGTGACGTCGTCTACCTGACCAAGCATGGCGACTGGACCCGCCGCCATGAAGAAGCCGATTTGATCGAGGACCAAGCGACCGCCGATATCCGCCTGCTGGAAGCCCAAGCGCTCGCCCACGAGGTGGTGGGCCCCTACCTCGCCGATGCAAGAACCGGCCCCAAAGGCCCTGAACCTGTCCATTTTCGCGAGGCGTTTCGCACGCGTGGTCCCTCCAATTACGCGCACGGAAAGCAGGAGGTCTGA
- a CDS encoding xanthine dehydrogenase family protein molybdopterin-binding subunit translates to MPKDHGIGASSKRREDVRFLTGQGRYTDDINLHGQAYVHFLRSDVAHGRLNSVDTSAAAEMPGVVRIFTGADFEGVGGVPCGWQVTDKHGEPMQEPAHPILAQGKVRYVGDAIAAVVAETPGQARDAAEAIELDIEELPAVIDMKAAVADGATKVHDDLTSNLCYDWGFVEENKGAVDEAFANAAHVTTLELVNNRLSPNPMEPRVAVGDYATGTDESTLYTTSQNPHVIRLLMGAFVLGIPEHKLRVVAPDVGGGFGSKIFHYVEEAFVTFAAKQCRRPVKWTSSRSEAFITDAHGRDHVTKIELALDADNNFTGIRTETYANMGAYLSTFAPSIPTWLHGTLMAGNYKTPNIYVNVKAVFTNTVPVDAYRGAGRPEATFQLERVIDKAARELGVDPIELRRKNFITEFPYATPVAVEYDTGDYEGTMSKLLEMIDRDGFEARRAESEANGKLRGLGVNCYIEACGIAPSALVGQLGARAGLYESATVRVNATGGLVVMTGSHSHGQGHETSFAQVVADMIGIPEDQVEIVHGDTANTPMGMGTYGSRSIAVGGSAMVRATEKIIAKAKKIAAHLMEAADGDIELKDGQFSVAGTDKSVAWGDVTLAAYVPHNYPLEEIEPGLEETAFYDPNNFTYPAGAYACEVEVDPDTGKVQIMSFAAADDFGNVINPMIVEGQVHGGLAQGIGQALLENVSYDENGQLLSASYMDYTMPRADDVPMFAVDHSSQTPCTHNPLGVKGCGEAGAIGSPPSVVNAVVDALQRAGHTNVTHIDMPLTPARVWAAMQG, encoded by the coding sequence ATGCCCAAGGATCATGGCATCGGAGCAAGCTCTAAGCGGCGGGAGGATGTGCGGTTTCTGACCGGGCAGGGCCGCTATACGGATGACATCAACCTTCACGGTCAGGCCTATGTGCATTTCCTGCGCTCGGACGTCGCCCATGGTCGGCTGAACAGCGTCGATACCAGCGCGGCGGCCGAGATGCCGGGTGTGGTGCGTATCTTCACCGGGGCCGACTTCGAAGGCGTGGGCGGTGTGCCGTGCGGCTGGCAGGTGACAGACAAGCACGGCGAGCCGATGCAGGAGCCGGCGCATCCGATCCTTGCCCAAGGCAAGGTGCGTTATGTCGGTGATGCGATTGCCGCCGTAGTGGCCGAGACCCCCGGCCAGGCCCGCGACGCGGCGGAGGCCATCGAGCTTGATATCGAAGAGCTTCCGGCGGTGATCGACATGAAGGCCGCTGTCGCGGACGGCGCCACCAAGGTGCACGACGATCTGACCTCGAACCTCTGCTACGATTGGGGGTTCGTCGAGGAAAACAAGGGCGCGGTGGACGAAGCGTTCGCCAATGCGGCCCATGTCACGACGCTGGAGCTGGTCAACAACCGGCTCAGCCCCAACCCGATGGAGCCCCGTGTGGCGGTCGGCGATTACGCAACTGGTACGGATGAGTCGACGCTCTACACCACCAGTCAGAATCCGCACGTGATCCGCCTCCTCATGGGCGCATTCGTCCTTGGTATTCCCGAGCACAAGCTGCGCGTTGTGGCGCCGGATGTGGGCGGGGGCTTCGGCTCCAAGATTTTCCACTATGTCGAAGAAGCGTTCGTGACCTTCGCCGCCAAGCAATGCCGCCGCCCGGTGAAATGGACATCGTCGCGGAGCGAGGCGTTCATCACCGACGCCCATGGCCGCGACCACGTGACGAAGATCGAACTGGCGTTGGATGCGGACAATAATTTCACCGGCATCCGGACGGAAACCTACGCGAATATGGGCGCGTATCTGTCGACCTTCGCGCCCTCGATCCCGACCTGGCTGCACGGCACGCTGATGGCAGGGAACTACAAGACCCCCAACATCTATGTGAACGTGAAAGCCGTGTTCACCAATACTGTTCCCGTAGACGCCTATCGCGGCGCAGGCCGTCCCGAGGCGACGTTCCAGTTGGAGCGCGTGATCGACAAGGCGGCGCGCGAATTGGGCGTCGACCCGATCGAGCTGCGACGGAAGAACTTCATCACCGAATTCCCCTACGCCACGCCCGTGGCCGTGGAATACGACACCGGTGACTATGAAGGCACGATGTCGAAGCTGCTGGAGATGATCGACCGCGATGGGTTCGAGGCCCGCCGCGCCGAGAGTGAAGCCAACGGCAAACTGCGCGGCCTCGGCGTGAACTGCTACATCGAGGCCTGCGGCATCGCGCCCTCGGCCCTTGTGGGCCAGCTTGGCGCGCGGGCTGGTTTGTATGAGTCCGCCACCGTACGTGTGAACGCCACGGGCGGCCTGGTCGTCATGACCGGCTCTCACAGCCACGGGCAGGGGCATGAGACGTCCTTCGCGCAGGTCGTGGCCGACATGATCGGCATCCCCGAGGATCAGGTCGAGATCGTCCATGGCGACACGGCGAATACGCCGATGGGCATGGGCACCTATGGCTCCCGCTCCATCGCGGTGGGGGGCTCGGCCATGGTGCGGGCAACCGAGAAGATCATCGCCAAGGCCAAGAAGATCGCGGCGCACTTGATGGAAGCTGCCGATGGGGATATCGAACTCAAGGACGGACAGTTCTCCGTGGCGGGCACCGACAAGTCAGTGGCTTGGGGCGACGTGACCCTTGCCGCCTACGTGCCTCACAATTACCCGCTGGAGGAGATCGAGCCGGGGTTGGAGGAGACGGCCTTCTACGACCCCAACAACTTCACCTATCCCGCCGGTGCCTATGCCTGCGAGGTGGAGGTCGATCCCGACACCGGCAAGGTGCAGATCATGTCCTTCGCGGCGGCCGATGATTTCGGCAATGTCATCAACCCGATGATCGTGGAAGGCCAGGTCCATGGCGGTTTGGCGCAGGGGATCGGTCAGGCGCTTCTGGAAAACGTCAGCTACGACGAAAACGGCCAGCTTCTTTCGGCCAGTTACATGGATTACACCATGCCACGCGCCGACGACGTGCCAATGTTCGCCGTGGATCATTCCAGCCAGACGCCGTGCACCCACAACCCGCTTGGTGTGAAAGGGTGTGGCGAGGCAGGGGCCATCGGCTCTCCCCCATCGGTGGTGAACGCGGTGGTCGATGCGCTGCAACGGGCGGGCCACACGAATGTCACCCATATCGACATGCCGCTGACGCCCGCGCGCGTCTGGGCGGCGATGCAGGGCTAG